The genomic interval CCTATTAGCAAAGGGAGCCTCAGTTGATCTGGCTGATCGTTGGGGAAGGACAGCTTTGATCCTTGCTACCAAGAATAGGCATGAAGGAGTCATAGAGCTCCTATTAGCAAATGGAGCTTCAGGGCAACGTACTAAACGAAACCGTCCGTGAGGTTGTCCACTTATACCGAAATCAACTCTTGATTTTGGTTAATTAACCGAGTAATATTGCCGCTTAACAAATACAATATTATCGCTGACGGCGTAAAACCCCCGCCTTTAGGCGTGGGGGTATAAGCCATCTTTTCTTCTTGCACGATACTTAATGGTGTGTTACAACGATAATATGAAAATTGTAAATAGATCATATCGATACAGATTCTATCCTACCGACGAGCAGAAAATACAGCTATCACATGCTTTTGGATGCT from Simkaniaceae bacterium carries:
- a CDS encoding helix-turn-helix domain-containing protein is translated as MVCYNDNMKIVNRSYRYRFYPTDEQKIQLSHAFGC